From Halorubrum salinarum, the proteins below share one genomic window:
- a CDS encoding lysylphosphatidylglycerol synthase transmembrane domain-containing protein — translation MKPRVAAARLRERLFRIRERLPRGALPVAGTVLVLAVGGAVLTRTLDVEAVVSAATDADPAFLAAALAVYLASWPVRGRRYGDVLAPMGHRCRTAFLTAAVFASQTANLIVPARAGDGVRAYLLNDRREVPYPTGVASLAVERAFDLVALGALGGAAFAVLLLDGRTVAPDGSGRAVAAAAALALAAALGSAGVVAVARSDRRFGPPLRERAAGSRLSGAVDAAVRFGAAVRVVAADAGALVRVSLASGVVWAADVATAVLVLAALLGGFGTAVDPVALCVVGTLAVSAGNLAKVLPLSQGGIGLYEAAFTGIVVAATPIPAETALAAAALDHALKNGVTLAGGGAVAAALDLSVTRAPDESEREPDAGATRPTTDR, via the coding sequence ATGAAGCCGCGCGTCGCCGCCGCTCGACTCCGCGAGCGCCTCTTCCGGATCCGTGAGCGGCTCCCTCGGGGAGCGCTTCCGGTCGCGGGGACGGTCCTCGTCCTCGCCGTCGGCGGCGCGGTGTTGACGCGGACCCTCGACGTCGAGGCCGTCGTCTCGGCGGCGACCGACGCGGACCCGGCGTTCCTCGCCGCCGCGCTCGCCGTCTACCTCGCGTCGTGGCCGGTCCGCGGCCGCCGATACGGGGACGTGCTCGCGCCGATGGGCCACCGGTGTCGCACGGCGTTCCTCACGGCGGCGGTGTTCGCGAGTCAGACCGCGAACCTGATCGTCCCCGCGCGGGCCGGCGACGGGGTGCGCGCCTACCTGCTGAACGACCGGCGCGAGGTCCCGTACCCGACCGGCGTCGCGTCGCTGGCGGTCGAGCGCGCCTTCGACCTCGTCGCGCTCGGCGCGCTCGGCGGCGCGGCGTTCGCGGTCCTCCTCCTCGACGGACGCACCGTCGCGCCGGACGGGTCGGGGCGGGCCGTCGCGGCCGCCGCCGCGCTCGCGCTCGCGGCCGCGCTGGGCTCGGCCGGCGTCGTCGCGGTCGCCCGGAGCGACCGGCGGTTCGGTCCGCCGCTCCGCGAGCGCGCCGCGGGGTCCCGACTGTCCGGCGCCGTCGACGCCGCCGTCCGGTTCGGCGCCGCGGTCCGCGTCGTCGCCGCCGACGCGGGCGCGCTCGTGCGGGTGTCGCTCGCGAGCGGCGTCGTGTGGGCGGCGGACGTGGCGACCGCGGTCCTCGTCCTCGCGGCGCTCCTCGGCGGGTTCGGAACGGCGGTCGACCCGGTCGCGCTCTGCGTCGTCGGCACCCTCGCGGTCTCGGCCGGGAACCTCGCGAAGGTGCTCCCGCTCTCGCAGGGCGGCATCGGGCTCTACGAGGCGGCGTTCACCGGCATCGTCGTCGCCGCCACGCCGATCCCGGCCGAGACCGCGCTCGCCGCCGCGGCGCTCGACCACGCGCTGAAGAACGGCGTCACCCTCGCGGGCGGCGGCGCCGTCGCGGCCGCGCTCGACCTCTCCGTGACGCGCGCCCCCGACGAGTCCGAGCGGGAGCCCGACGCGGGCGCGACGCGGCCGACGACGGACCGCTAG